In Dioscorea cayenensis subsp. rotundata cultivar TDr96_F1 chromosome 9, TDr96_F1_v2_PseudoChromosome.rev07_lg8_w22 25.fasta, whole genome shotgun sequence, a genomic segment contains:
- the LOC120269264 gene encoding probable ribosomal protein S11, mitochondrial produces the protein MNFVQSISEEDEQCSRKKNTDFVHVLLIKNKTFVTVTDARGNKKTGASAGCLEERKGRSRLSRYAAEATAEHVGRSARKMGLKSVVMKVKGSTYFRKKNKVILSWREGFRGEGVGDQSQIMYIHDVTQLPHNGCRLPKKRRVQIKEFQPFLNLHFNLTRKNSGKNLTRKGG, from the coding sequence ATGAACTTCGTACAGAGCATCTCGGAGGAAGATGAGCAATGTTCACGGAAAAAGAACACAGATTTTGTCCATGTCTTACTGATAAAAAATAAGACCTTTGTGACCGTGACAGATGCTAGGGGGAATAAGAAGACTGGGGCCTCCGCAGGTTGTTTGGAGGAAAGAAAAGGGCGGTCTCGTCTTTCTCGGTATGCTGCTGAAGCAACTGCGGAACATGTCGGGCGATCCGCCAGAAAGATGGGTTTGAAGTCAGTTGTCATGAAAGTGAAAGGATCTACTTATTTCAGGAAAAAGAATAAAGTGATCTTGAGCTGGAGAGAAGGTTTTCGAGGTGAAGGAGTAGGAGATCAATCTCAAATTATGTACATCCACGATGTGACCCAACTTCCACATAATGGATGCCGACTCCCCAAAAAACGTCGTGTTCAAATAAAAGAGTTCCAACCATTTTTGAATCTCCATTTTAACTTGACAAGAAAGAATTCCGGAAAAAATCTGACTCGGAAGGGAGGCTAG